The nucleotide window GGATTCGATGTAAGAACGGATGACCATGCGTGATTCCTTGAAGAGCAGGTAGGAGAGTGTGCCAAAAGCGAGGACAAACAGGACAACGATAAAGGCAATCAGGCGGTTTTTTAAAGAGAAGAACATGGATTTCCTCCTTCTACCGAGTCAACTTGCGTGCGCAGGTTAATTATAAAAATATAAAAAAAGACTGCGTAACATGCGCAGCCTTTAAATAAAATTAATAATGTAGTGCAGATCTGGAAGACTTAGAAACGAACCAGATTATTGACGTTGACAGGCAAGCCCGTCGCGATGGCACGATTGGCCGCAATGCCGGTCAGAATGGATCTGGCACCGTCCACATGGTTAGCAGCGCGATGATACGGATCTTCAACAGGCTCTCCAAACAGATCATTCAGCAGAACCGGGTCACCTCCGCCATGTCCACCTGCTTTCTCTTCCACTTCAACCTCATATGGCGCATCGAACATCGGGAGAACCCGCAACGTTTTACCGATCAATGCACCTTCCTTACTTTTATCACCCAATGAATTGACATAGGATTGCTCCACAATGTTCATCTCAATCCGACCTTTGGTACCATTAATGGCAATGCGGTAACCTTCCCACGGCTGGTAGGCGACGAGGGAGTACGTCAGAATCGCTTTGTTCCGATACTTCACAAGAACGCCCATCGTATCCTCAATGTTGATGCCATCCCCGAATACGCTCTGATCGCGCTGGTAACCATCTTCTGATTCAGCATCCAGATACATGGACTTCATATGTGCATCCGAATCCAAATGCAGTGCAAAAGGATCTTCTTTCGCGATCGGATTGCCAGTTGCTCGATTGTAGAACTGCGTTACACCGCGTTCTTCTGCGTTTTCTCTGCCGTAATACATCAGATCACCAAATGCAAACACGGTATCCGGCTGCGAGCCAATCCAGAAATTCACCAAGTCGAAGTGATGGGTGGATTTGTGCACGAGCAGCCCGCCACTATTACGCTTGTCCC belongs to Paenibacillus sp. FSL H8-0079 and includes:
- a CDS encoding Gfo/Idh/MocA family oxidoreductase — translated: MSNKKRYVLVGTGGRAEFFYGALTRDYRDTSELVGFCDINQVRMNYANQLLKEKYEYPEVPTYPADQFDQMIENEKPDYVIVTSVDRTHHRYIIRAMELGCDVVTEKPMTVDEEKCQEILDAVKRTGQNVRVTFNYRYAPHHTKIRELILNDTIGKVTSVHFEWLLNTRHGADYFRRWHRDKRNSGGLLVHKSTHHFDLVNFWIGSQPDTVFAFGDLMYYGRENAEERGVTQFYNRATGNPIAKEDPFALHLDSDAHMKSMYLDAESEDGYQRDQSVFGDGINIEDTMGVLVKYRNKAILTYSLVAYQPWEGYRIAINGTKGRIEMNIVEQSYVNSLGDKSKEGALIGKTLRVLPMFDAPYEVEVEEKAGGHGGGDPVLLNDLFGEPVEDPYHRAANHVDGARSILTGIAANRAIATGLPVNVNNLVRF